A genomic segment from Tessaracoccus defluvii encodes:
- the thrC gene encoding threonine synthase gives MRYVSTRGGGQPRAFSDILLEGLAPDGGLYLPEAYPRVDAATLERWRRILSDDGYAALAFEVVSLFIDDIPAADLRGIVERAYAPAKFLEPSIVPVSRLSDGLWLVHLSNGPSLAFKDMAMQLLGELFAYELGRRGETITIVGATSGDTGSSAELALLGKPGVRVFMLSPADRMTPFQQAQMFSIDDPGIVNIAVRGVFDDCQDLVKELNADADFKARHRLGAVNSINWARLMAQVVYYFAAWLRISDGELVSFAVPSGNFGNIAAGHVAREMGLPIDRLILATNENNVLEEFFRTGDYRVRSGPETLATSSPSMDISKASNFERFVFDLLGRDADRVRDLFAVQVPAGGFSLADDPAFAGCAERFGFVAGSSTHADRLAEIRRVQETDGVVVDPHTADGVHVARTLGVDGTVAVLETALPVKFAETIVEAIGVVPPRPARYDGIEDLPRHVVEIDADAAALRGLIEG, from the coding sequence ATGCGTTACGTCTCGACCCGTGGCGGCGGCCAGCCGCGCGCCTTCAGCGACATCCTGCTGGAGGGCCTCGCGCCCGACGGCGGCCTGTACCTGCCCGAGGCGTACCCGCGCGTCGATGCCGCGACGCTGGAGCGCTGGCGTCGCATCCTCTCCGACGACGGCTACGCGGCGCTTGCGTTCGAGGTCGTCAGCCTCTTCATCGACGACATCCCCGCAGCCGACCTGCGTGGCATCGTCGAGCGGGCCTACGCCCCGGCGAAGTTCCTCGAGCCGTCGATCGTGCCGGTCTCCCGGCTGAGCGACGGGCTGTGGCTCGTCCACCTCAGCAATGGGCCCTCGCTCGCGTTCAAGGACATGGCCATGCAGTTGCTGGGCGAGCTGTTCGCCTACGAGCTCGGCCGCCGCGGCGAGACGATCACCATTGTCGGCGCGACAAGCGGCGACACCGGCTCGTCGGCCGAACTCGCACTGCTCGGTAAGCCCGGGGTCCGGGTGTTCATGCTGTCGCCCGCCGACCGCATGACGCCGTTCCAGCAGGCCCAGATGTTCTCCATCGACGATCCGGGCATCGTCAACATCGCCGTCCGCGGCGTGTTCGACGACTGCCAGGACCTCGTCAAGGAACTCAACGCGGACGCCGACTTCAAGGCCCGGCACCGCCTCGGCGCCGTCAACTCGATCAACTGGGCCCGCCTCATGGCGCAGGTCGTCTACTACTTCGCAGCCTGGCTGCGGATCTCCGACGGCGAGCTGGTCAGCTTCGCCGTCCCGTCCGGCAACTTCGGCAACATCGCAGCCGGACACGTGGCCCGCGAGATGGGCCTGCCGATCGACCGCCTGATCCTCGCGACCAACGAGAACAACGTGCTGGAGGAGTTCTTCCGCACCGGCGACTACCGCGTGCGCTCCGGGCCGGAGACGCTGGCCACCAGTTCGCCGTCGATGGACATCTCGAAGGCGTCGAACTTCGAGCGGTTCGTGTTCGACCTGCTGGGCCGCGACGCGGATCGGGTGCGCGACCTGTTCGCCGTCCAGGTTCCCGCCGGCGGGTTCAGCCTCGCCGACGACCCCGCGTTCGCCGGCTGCGCCGAGCGGTTCGGGTTCGTCGCCGGCTCGTCGACCCACGCGGACCGGCTCGCGGAGATCCGCCGCGTCCAGGAGACCGACGGCGTCGTCGTCGACCCGCACACGGCCGACGGCGTGCACGTTGCCCGCACGCTGGGCGTCGACGGGACGGTCGCCGTCCTCGAGACGGCGCTGCCGGTGAAGTTCGCCGAGACCATCGTCGAGGCGATCGGTGTGGTCCCGCCACGGCCCGCCCGCTACGACGGCATCGAGGACCTTCCCCGCCACGTCGTCGAGATCGACGCCGACGCGGCCGCCCTGCGGGGCCTGATCGAGGGCTGA
- the dnaK gene encoding molecular chaperone DnaK gives MARAVGIDLGTTNSVVAVLEGGEPTVIPNAEGARTTPSVVAFSPSGEVLVGEVAKRQAVTNIDRTVRSVKRHMGTDWKVDIDGKDYRPQQISAFVLQKLKRDAEAYLGESVTNAVITVPAYFSDAERQATKEAGEIAGLTVDRIINEPTAAALAYGLDKGDIEHTVLVFDLGGGTFDVSLLEIADGVFEVKATKGDNRLGGDDWDQIVVDWLVQQFKNKNGVDLSQDKMARQRLQEAAERAKIELSSASESTINLPYITASAAGPLHLDEKLTRAEFQRMTQPLLDRCRAPFNAVISDAKTSVDKIDTVLLVGGSTRMPAVAELVKELTGGKEPNKGVNPDEVVALGASLQAGVLKGEVKDVLLLDVTPLSLGIETKGGVMTKIIERNTTIPTKRSEIFTTAEDNQPSVMIQIYQGERDFARDNKSLGNFELTGILPAPRSVPQVEVTFDIDANGIVHVSAKDMATGKEQSMTVTGGSALGKDDIERMVKDAEAHAEEDRKRREAVDMRNEGDALVFRTEKLLSEHADTIGEDVKAPVVEATDALKEALKGEDDDAVKAAIDDLNTKAASMGQAIYAAAQAKAQESAPAEGAEEQPAGEDDVVDAEIVDEEGDK, from the coding sequence ATGGCTCGTGCAGTAGGCATCGACCTCGGCACCACCAACTCTGTCGTCGCAGTTCTCGAGGGCGGCGAACCCACTGTCATCCCCAACGCTGAGGGGGCCCGCACGACGCCTTCCGTCGTCGCCTTCTCCCCGTCCGGCGAGGTGCTCGTCGGCGAGGTCGCCAAGCGTCAGGCTGTCACCAACATCGACCGCACCGTCCGTTCAGTCAAGCGCCACATGGGCACCGACTGGAAGGTGGACATCGACGGCAAGGACTACCGTCCGCAGCAGATCTCCGCGTTCGTGCTGCAGAAGCTGAAGCGCGACGCCGAGGCCTACCTCGGTGAGTCCGTCACCAACGCGGTCATCACCGTCCCCGCGTACTTCAGCGACGCCGAGCGTCAGGCGACGAAGGAGGCCGGCGAGATCGCGGGCCTGACCGTCGACCGCATCATCAACGAGCCCACCGCCGCCGCGCTGGCCTACGGCCTCGACAAGGGCGACATCGAGCACACCGTCCTCGTCTTCGACCTCGGTGGCGGCACGTTCGACGTGTCCCTCCTCGAGATCGCTGACGGTGTCTTCGAGGTCAAGGCGACCAAGGGCGACAACCGCCTCGGCGGCGACGACTGGGACCAGATCGTCGTCGACTGGCTGGTGCAGCAGTTCAAGAACAAGAACGGCGTCGACCTGTCGCAGGACAAGATGGCCCGCCAGCGCCTCCAGGAGGCCGCCGAGCGCGCCAAGATCGAGCTGAGCTCCGCCTCGGAGTCGACGATCAACCTGCCCTACATCACCGCCTCGGCCGCCGGCCCGCTGCACCTCGACGAGAAGCTGACCCGCGCCGAGTTCCAGCGCATGACCCAGCCGCTGCTCGACCGCTGCCGCGCGCCGTTCAACGCTGTCATCTCCGACGCAAAGACCTCCGTCGACAAGATCGACACCGTCCTGCTCGTCGGCGGCTCGACCCGTATGCCGGCCGTGGCCGAGCTGGTCAAGGAACTCACCGGCGGCAAGGAGCCCAACAAGGGCGTCAACCCGGATGAGGTCGTCGCGCTGGGCGCCTCGCTGCAGGCCGGCGTGCTCAAGGGCGAGGTCAAGGACGTTCTGCTCCTCGACGTCACCCCGCTGAGCCTCGGCATCGAGACCAAGGGTGGCGTGATGACCAAGATCATCGAGCGCAACACCACGATCCCGACCAAGCGTTCCGAGATCTTCACCACCGCCGAGGACAACCAGCCCTCCGTGATGATCCAGATCTACCAGGGCGAGCGTGACTTCGCCCGCGACAACAAGTCGCTCGGCAACTTCGAGCTCACCGGCATCCTGCCGGCGCCCCGCTCAGTCCCGCAGGTCGAGGTCACCTTCGACATCGACGCCAACGGCATCGTGCACGTCTCCGCCAAGGACATGGCCACCGGCAAGGAGCAGTCCATGACGGTGACCGGTGGCTCGGCCCTCGGCAAGGACGACATCGAGCGCATGGTCAAGGACGCCGAGGCCCACGCCGAGGAGGACCGCAAGCGCCGCGAGGCCGTCGACATGCGCAACGAGGGCGACGCCCTGGTGTTCCGCACGGAGAAGCTGCTCAGCGAGCACGCCGACACTATCGGCGAGGACGTCAAGGCGCCCGTCGTCGAGGCGACCGACGCGCTCAAGGAGGCCCTGAAGGGCGAGGACGACGACGCCGTCAAGGCCGCGATCGACGACCTCAACACCAAGGCCGCCTCCATGGGCCAGGCCATCTACGCCGCGGCGCAGGCCAAGGCGCAGGAGTCGGCCCCGGCAGAGGGTGCCGAGGAGCAGCCCGCGGGTGAGGACGATGTCGTTGATGCCGAGATCGTCGACGAAGAGGGCGACAAGTGA
- a CDS encoding DUF1707 SHOCT-like domain-containing protein, with protein sequence MSDPHLPERRFRAGDPERDRALTVIQQAYEAGRLDLDELRDRQEQVLQVRFTDEIAPLLADLPEAHGLEVSPGSPVVPQPAYAPLPAVAEPDAGWSVSIMSGRDELVHSGITRLTNFAWWGGNNYDLTEAMGPGRVVTLELHAVMGGNEIYVPDGVRVIDRAVAIMAGNDIKPDAQGDGSNGTLVLTGFLFWGGNTVRPASSRRHKR encoded by the coding sequence ATGTCCGATCCGCACCTGCCCGAACGCCGCTTCCGCGCCGGCGATCCAGAACGCGACCGGGCGCTCACCGTGATCCAGCAGGCCTACGAAGCCGGACGGCTCGACCTCGACGAGCTCCGCGACCGTCAGGAGCAGGTGTTGCAGGTGAGGTTCACCGACGAGATCGCGCCGCTCCTGGCCGACCTGCCGGAGGCGCACGGGCTGGAGGTGTCGCCCGGTTCTCCCGTCGTCCCGCAGCCGGCCTACGCCCCGCTGCCCGCCGTCGCCGAGCCCGATGCGGGATGGTCGGTCTCGATCATGTCCGGCCGGGATGAGCTGGTGCACTCCGGGATCACCCGGCTGACCAACTTCGCATGGTGGGGCGGCAACAACTACGACCTGACGGAGGCGATGGGCCCCGGCCGTGTCGTCACGCTCGAACTGCACGCCGTCATGGGCGGCAACGAGATCTACGTCCCCGACGGCGTGCGGGTGATCGACAGGGCCGTCGCGATCATGGCGGGCAACGACATCAAGCCCGACGCGCAGGGCGACGGCTCCAACGGCACGCTGGTGCTGACCGGCTTCCTCTTCTGGGGCGGGAACACCGTCCGGCCCGCATCGTCGCGTCGGCACAAGCGCTGA
- a CDS encoding VOC family protein — protein MPAFRTIVVTVDDLDAAKRVYSVALGVEPHTDTPYYVGYNVDDCEFGLSPKPGDGRDGSVPYVDHADIDKAVADLVAAGASVVMSPTDVGAGTKIAVLADADGNRFGVRSWTAP, from the coding sequence ATGCCCGCGTTCCGCACGATCGTCGTCACCGTCGACGATCTGGACGCCGCCAAGCGTGTCTACAGCGTCGCGCTGGGGGTCGAACCCCACACCGACACCCCTTACTACGTCGGCTACAACGTCGACGACTGCGAGTTCGGCCTGTCCCCCAAACCGGGCGACGGCCGCGACGGCTCGGTCCCCTACGTCGACCACGCCGACATCGACAAGGCCGTCGCCGACCTCGTCGCGGCCGGCGCGAGCGTCGTCATGTCGCCGACAGATGTCGGCGCGGGTACGAAGATCGCCGTCCTCGCCGACGCCGACGGCAACCGGTTCGGTGTCCGCTCCTGGACGGCCCCCTGA